GTGTTAATTCCTGCAGCTCAGCGATACTGGTGGCAAGAGGGCAACTCAGCTTTTTTTCCCTGCGTCACGCTTACGGCCAACCACCGCTGCCTGAGTCCACGCCGTTTAGAAGTGGAGTGTGGTGTCTTGTCTCAAACTCTCCGCACTACTCAGCCAGGTAGATCCATATCATACACTACTCCCACTTTTGGTATAtatatagaaagagagagagacagtaccCTCCAGTAGTTTGGAAACACCCCATGTTTCAAACAGCAAATTACTAGTCCAAAACATCTCTGGGAGCCTCCACGCCAAGAATGTAAATGTAACTGAcctaaaaccttaaaggggttgtcccgcgccgaaacgggttttgtttttttttcaacccccgagacaaccccgatgcaggggttaaaaaagaacaccggacagcgcttaccttaatccccacgctccggtgacttcttacttacccggttaagatggccgccagcatcttctccctcggtggaccgcagggcttctgtgcggtccattgccgattccagcatcctgattggctggaatcggcacgtgacggagcggagctacacggagccccattgagaaaagcagaagacccggactgcgcaagcgcgtctaatttggccattagacggtgaaaattagacggcaaccatggagacgaggacgccagcaacggagcaggtaagtgaaaaacttttgataacttctgtatggctcataattaatgcacaatgtacattacaaagtgcattaatatggccatacagaagtgtatagacccacttgctgccgcgggacaacccctttaaatgttgatCCACCACATGCAGTGTCATACAAGCAAAGAGTAGAGACTCCAAAGAGTCAAAACTGTGACATTACTTTCAGATTCCTAGAGTCGGTCTGAAGATTGGGcggtttttgttttatttgaaaGTTCAATAAGCCTGTCCATCTAAAAGCAGTGATATTTCAATTTCTTTTCACTTTTGCAGTCTTTAGGggtgtttccaaacttctggagGGTCCTGCATTATGTACAGTACAGCCCCCGTctctaatttatttatttatttatttttttaaaggttttttaagTAATTTTATTAAAGCAAGAAATTTTATAATCCAAATTATGTTTTCGCCCAGCTATCTTTCCCACAAAAACCAACTGTGGCGAAATTCTGGGCTTTTCAACAATAAAGAATTACAAAATCAAAGAAAGGAATGCTTAACTTCTCGTACTGTTTTTCAAAATGCCTTTCCCCGGGTCTTAAAAAACAATTccatttgtgttttatattttacaatttttttgattttttttttaatttaatatttAGGACTAGCACTGATAGGCCAGACCTGGCATTTGTCTGTACGTAAGCATTGTCgtttcctttccttttttatttgattttatgTTTTGCAGTGTTTTTCAGAGATTTAAGGTTTCTCCATGTTTTGATATTTTTCTCAGATGAAGTGAAGTCCCATTTGCATGCATGTTAAACTGCGGCCACTCCAGTAGCGTTGTTCACAGCCTTCTGTCCAGCTTCTTTAGCCTGATGGGCTTGCAGCACAGCAACTGCTTCATcaacctaaggcctccttcccacgagcgtgacgggctccgccgcataatattacgctgtgaagcccgtcacggcgccccccagagcccctatacttacctgcgggagatagcgtgaaatcgcttccccgcccaccgccgccgcgtcaccgcccgtcaccgcccaccgccgccgcgtcactggccgtgtcacgtgacgcggccggccgcgtcatacggcgtcatatgacgcgcggcggtgggcgggaaagcgtttttcacgctatctcccgctggttacagcgggagatagcgtgaacggacggcttccattgactgcaatggaagctgtcagtgcgtacagcccgtcctcacccgcagaaaatagagcatgctgcgggtgaggacgggagaaatcgcggtgcgtaattccgcggtggaattacgcatcgtgagcattgtgctattaggttcaatagaacctaatagctgcgggaaacgcagcggattttcgccgcgaattacgcggcggaaatccgttcgtgggaaggaggccttagggcgagcacccactggcgtttttttacctgcgttttgcgtttttcctgcacaggcatagagataacatgtgttcctgtccactggcgttttttttgcgttgcgtttgcgtttttaacataggaactgtcagttgcatatgtgtccttatttttctcctaatgcacccatgaaagtcaatggaaattaatggaaaagccgcgaaaacgccgcgaaaatgcgcggaaaaatcgcggaaaacgcaagcgccagtgggtgctcgcccttagagcGGAGAGATTCTGGTGACTCAAGCATGTGGAGAAGTTCAGAGTTATCAATTTCCAGCAACATGCCTGTGATTTTACCAGCCAGTGTTGGGTGCATGGCTTGAATAAGAGGGAAGAGACGCTCACCTAGCATTTGTTTCTGTTCCTGTGGAGGAGCAGAGGCCAGCATAGAAGCAGTCAAAGGCTCTTGTCCTTGCACATGGACAGCAGGCTGCTGCATAGCAACTTGTGGCTGAGCATTAAGGTGTTGCTGAGGATTACGAACACCAGCAGCATATTTATATTGAGGAACAGAGCGCACTGTGGAAGTGGCGGCTGCTGCAGCGGCGGCTGTAGGACGAGGTCCCCTTGTTTGGGTTGAAGTATTTGCAACACGCTGAGCTGATACAACACGTGGGACTGAAGAGGCTGGTCTCATTGTACTGAAGGTTGGAGGTCTTGGAGCAGCTGGTCTGATGGCTCCTGGCATATTCTGGAATGGGTGGGGTCTAGCACCTTGTGCCGTCCAACGGGGATTAGGTCTAAGCTGAGCTATTTGTCCAGCTGGGTAGTATGCAGCACGATTTTGAGCCGGTGGAATAGCTGCCATGAAGTAGCTGGATGGTGGTGGTTGATAAGGATTGATGACTGGGTTGGGTACAGCCCTCACACTGGCCATTCTCTGCATATACTGGTTGGTTAGATGGGCTTGACGTTCCTCCTTGCGTTGTGCCAAGGCAACATATAACGGCTTGGTGGCCACAATCCTACCATTCATTTTTGTGACAGCTTTGGTTGCCTCTTCTGGGGAGGAGAAACAAACAAAGCCGAATCCTTTGCTGCGTCCACCTTCTATCATGACCTTTGCACTGGTGATGGTACCGAAAGGAGAGAATTCTTTTCGTAATCTTTCATCATCAATTCCATCATCAAGATTTTTTACGTAAAGATTGACTCCCTGATATCTGGTGATTCGGTCCTGCTTCATTTGCTCAAACTTTCTCTTAAGCTCAGTTTGCCTTTCAACTTTTTTCTGGGCTCTTCCAACATAAATAGCCTTACCATtcatgtgttacggcactctgccccccagagcgccaggtggggtgccctgatcttcccgcaccccactgtccctgcctacttgcctcggccctggcta
This genomic window from Eleutherodactylus coqui strain aEleCoq1 chromosome 12, aEleCoq1.hap1, whole genome shotgun sequence contains:
- the LOC136586574 gene encoding polyadenylate-binding protein 1-B-like, producing MNPSAPSYPIASLYVGDLHPDVTEAMLYVKFSPAGPILSIRVCRDMITRRSLGYAFVNFQQPAEAERALDTMNFDVIKGKPVRIMWSQRDPSLRKSGVGNIFIKNLNKSIDNKALYDTFSVKVMTDESGKSKGFGFISFERHEDAQKAVDEMNGKDMNGKAIYVGRAQKKVERQTELKRKFEQMKQDRITRYQGVNLYVKNLDDGIDDERLRKEFSPFGTITSAKVMIEGGRSKGFGFVCFSSPEEATKAVTKMNGRIVATKPLYVALAQRKEERQAHLTNQYMQRMASVRAVPNPVINPYQPPPSSYFMAAIPPAQNRAAYYPAGQIAQLRPNPRWTAQGARPHPFQNMPGAIRPAAPRPPTFSTMRPASSVPRVVSAQRVANTSTQTRGPRPTAAAAAAATSTVRSVPQYKYAAGVRNPQQHLNAQPQVAMQQPAVHVQGQEPLTASMLASAPPQEQKQMLGERLFPLIQAMHPTLAGKITGMLLEIDNSELLHMLESPESLRSKGCALAPALFCRAMDWILQRVVQYNGVTLPQYHFTYLDYTDDVALLDIAYYNLRYSLEQFDSEASCLGLHISWQKTKLQNLGADAIPLYIDVNGQRVNTVSEFVYLGSVQHTDGRAHPDILRRIALAVSAMRSLDKLWQRQNITLRTKIRFYQANIIVRLRDLA